One genomic region from Rattus norvegicus strain BN/NHsdMcwi chromosome 10, GRCr8, whole genome shotgun sequence encodes:
- the Hdac5 gene encoding histone deacetylase 5 isoform X2, which translates to MNSPNESADGMSGREPSLEILPRTPLHSIPVAVEVKPVLPAAMPSSMGGGGGGSPSPVELRGALAGPMDPALREQQLQQELLVLKQQQQLQKQLLFAEFQKQHDHLTRQHEVQLQKHLKQQQEMLAAKRQQELEQQRQREQQRQEELEKQRLEQQLLILRNKEKSKESAIASTEVKLRLQEFLLSKSKEPTPGGLNHSLPQHPKCWGAHHASLDQSSPPQSGPPGTPPSYKLPLLGPYDSRDDFPLRKTASEPNLKVRSRLKQKVAERRSSPLLRRKDGTVISTFKKRAVEITGTGPGVSSVCNSAPGSGPSSPNSSHSTIAENGFTGSVPNIPTEMLPQHRALPLDSSPNQFSLYTSPSLPNISLGLQATVTVTNSHLTASPKLSTQQEAERQALQSLRQGSTLTGKFMSTSSIPGCLLGVALEGDTSPHGHASLLQHVLLLEQARQQSTLIAVPLHGQSPLVTGERVATSMRTVGKLPRHRPLSRTQSSPLPQSPQALQQLVMQQQHQQFLEKQKQQQMQLGKILTKTGELSRQPTTHPEETEEELTEQQEALLGEGALTMPREGSTESESTQEDLEEEEDEEEDEEDCIQVKDEDGESGPDEGADLEESSAGYKKLFADAQQLQPLQVYQAPLSLATVPHQALGRTQSSPAAPGSMKSPTDHPTVVKHLFTTGVVYDTFMLKHQCMCGNTHVHPEHAGRIQSIWSRLQETGLLSKCERIRGRKATLDEIQTVHSEYHTLLYGTSPLNRQKLDSKKLLGPISQKMYAMLPCGGIGVDSDTVWNEMHSSSAVRMAVGCLVELAFKVAAGELKNGFAIIRPPGHHAEESTAMGFCFFNSVAITAKLLQQKLSVGKVLIVDWDIHHGNGTQQAFYDDPSVLYISLHRYDNGNFFPGSGAPEEVGGGPGVGYNVNVAWTGGVDPPIGDVEYLTAFRTVVMPIAHEFSPDVVLVSAGFDAVEGHLSPLGGYSVTARCFGHLTRQLMTLAGGRVVLALEGGHDLTAICDASEACVSALLSVELQPLDEAVLQQKPSINAVATLEKVIEIQSKHWSCVQRFATGLGCSLREAQTGEKEEAETVSAMALLSMGAEQAQAAATQEHSPRPAEEPMEQEPAL; encoded by the exons TGGAGGTGAAGCCGGTGCTGCCAGCAGCCATGCCCAGCTccatgggaggtggaggtggaggtagcCCCAGCCCTGTGGAGCTTCGGGGGGCTCTGGCAGGCCCCATGGACCCCGCGCTTCGGGAGCAGCAACTGCAGCAAGAGCTCCTGGTGctcaagcagcagcagcagctgcaaaAGCAGCTCCTGTTTGCCGAGTTTCAGAAGCAGCACGACCACCTGACGCGGCAGCATGAAGTCCAGCTGCAGAAGCACCTCAAG cagcagcaggagatgCTGGCGGCTAAGAGGCAGCAGGAGCTGGAGCAGCAGCGGCAGCGCGAGCAGCAGCGGCAAGAGGAGCTAGAGAAACAGCggctggagcagcagctgcttATTCTACGAAACAAGGAGAAGAGCAAAGAGA GTGCCATCGCCAGCACCGAGGTAAAGCTGAGGCTCCAGGAATTCCTGTTGTCCAAGTCAAAGGAGCCCACACCAGGCGGCCTCAACCATTCCCTCCCACAGCACCCCAAATGCTG gggaGCCCATCATGCTTCTTTGGACCAGAGTTCCCCTCCCCAGAGCGGCCCTCCTGGGACGCCTCCCTCCTACAAATTGCCTTTGCTTGGGCCCTATGACAGCCGTGATGACTTTCCCCTCCGTAAAACGG cctcggAACCCAACTTAAAAGTACGTTCAAGGCTAAAACAGAAGGTAGCTGAGAGAAGAAGCAGTCCCCTCCTGCGTCGAAAGGATGGCACTGTTATTAGTACTTTTAAGAAGAGAGCAGTCGAGATCACAGGCACAGGGCCTGGGG TGTCGTCCGTGTGTAACAGTGCGCCTGGCTCTGGCCCCAGCTCTCCCAACAGTTCCCACAGCACCATCGCTGAGAACGGCTTTACTGGCTCAGTCCCCAACATCCCCACTGAG ATGCTCCCCCAGCACCGGGCCCTCCCTCTGGACAGTTCCCCAAACCAGTTCAGCCTCTACACGTCTCCTTCTCTGCCTAACATCTCCCTAGGGCTGCAGGCCACTGTCACTGTTACCAACTCGCACCTCACC GCCTCCCCGAAGCTGTCGACACAGCAGGAGGCTGAGAGGCAGGCCCTTCAGTCCCTGCGGCAGGGCAGCACACTGACCGGCAAGTTCATGAGCACATCCTCCATCCCTGGCTGCCTGCTGGGAGTGGCCCTGGAGGGCGACACGAGCCCCCATGGGCACGCTTCCCTGCTGCAGCACGTTTTGCTGCTGGAGCAGGCCCGGCAACAGAGCACGCTCATAGCGG TGCCACTCCATGGGCAGTCCCCACTGGTGACGGGTGAACGTGTGGCCACCAGCATGAGGACAGTGGGCAAGCTCCCAAGGCACCGACCTCTGAGCCGTACTCAGTCCTCGCCCCTGCCGCAGAGTCCCCAGGCCCTGCAGCAGCTGGTTatgcagcagcagcaccagcagttcctagagaaacagaagcagcagcagatgcAGCTGGGCAAG ATCCTTACCAAAACTGGGGAGCTGTCAAGGCAGCCCACCACCCACCctgaagagacagaggaggagctGACGGAACAGCAGGAGGCCTTGCTGGGGGAGGGGGCCCTGACCATGCCCCGGGAAGGTTCTACAGAGAGCGAGAGCACCCAGGAAGatctagaagaggaagaggatgaggaggaggacgaggaggactgCATTCAGGTCAAGGATGAGGATGGCGAGAGTGGTCCTGATGAGGGCGCAGACTTGGAGGAGTCCAGTGCTGGTTACAAAAAG TTGTTCGCAGATGCCCAGCAGTTACAGCCCCTCCAGGTATACCAGGCACCCCTCAGCCTGGCCACTGTGCCTCATCAGGCCCTGGGCCGCACCCAGTCctcacctgctgctcctgggagcatgaagagcCCCACAGACCACCCCACTGTGGTGAAGCACCTCTTCACCACAG GTGTGGTCTATGACACGTTCATGCTGAAGCATCAGTGTATGTGCggaaacacacatgtgcacccagaGCACGCCGGCCGCATCCAGAGCATCTGGTCCCGGCTGCAGGAAACTGGTCTGCTCAGCAAGTGTGAG CGGATCCGGGGTCGTAAAGCCACACTGGATGAAATCCAGACCGTGCACTCTGAGTACCACACCCTGCTCTATGGGACCAGTCCCCTTAACCGGCAGAAGCTGGACAGTAAGAAGCTGCTTG GCCCCATCAGCCAGAAGATGTACGCCATGCTGCCTTGTGGGGGCATTGGG GTGGACAGTGACACTGTGTGGAATGAGATGCACTCCTCTAGTGCCGTGCGAATGGCAGTGGGCTGCCTGGTGGAGCTGGCCTTCAAGGTGGCTGCAGGAGAGCTCAAG AATGGATTTGCCATCATCCGACCCCCAGGACATCATGCTGAGGAGTCCACAGCCAT GGGATTCTGCTTCTTCAACTCCGTAGCCATCACAGCTAAACTCCTGCAGCAGAAGCTGAGCGTGGGCAAGGTCCTCATCGTGGACTGG GACATTCACCACGGCAATGGCACCCAGCAAGCATTTTACGATGACCCCTCCGTGCTCTACATCTCTTTGCATCGCTACGACAATGGGAACTTCTTTCCAGGCTCCGGGGCTCCTGAAGAG GTTGGTGGAGGGCCAGGTGTGGGGTACAACGTAAATGTGGCGTGGACAGGAGGTGTGGATCCCCCCATTGGAGATGTGGAATACCTGACAGCCTTCAG GACAGTAGTGATGCCCATTGCCCACGAGTTCTCACCCGACGTCGTTCTAGTCTCCGCTGGGTTTGAtgctgttgaaggacatctgtctCCACTGGGTGGCTATTCTGTCACCGCCAGAT GTTTTGGCCACTTGACCAGGCAGCTCATGACACTGGCAGGGGGCCGGGTGGTGCTGGCCCTGGAGGGAGGTCATGACTTGACCGCCATCTGTGATGCTTCTGAGGCCTGTGTCTCGGCTCTGCTCAGCGTGGAG CTGCAGCCCTTGGATGAAGCAGTCTTGCAGCAAAAGCCCAGCATCAATGCAGTTGCCACACTAGAGAAAGTCATCGAGATCCAGA GCAAACACTGGAGCTGTGTACAGAGGTTTGCCACTGGTCTGGGCTGCTCGCTGCGGGAGGCTCAGACGGGTGAGAAAGAGGAGGCCGAGACTGTGAGCGCCATGGCCCTGCTTTCCATGGGGGCTGAGCAGGCCCAGGCTGCTGCCACTCAAGAGCACAGCCCCCG GCCAGCCGAGGAGCCCATGGAGCAGGAGCCTGCCCTGTGA
- the Hdac5 gene encoding histone deacetylase 5 isoform X5 translates to MNSPNESVEVKPVLPAAMPSSMGGGGGGSPSPVELRGALAGPMDPALREQQLQQELLVLKQQQQLQKQLLFAEFQKQHDHLTRQHEVQLQKHLKQQQEMLAAKRQQELEQQRQREQQRQEELEKQRLEQQLLILRNKEKSKESAIASTEVKLRLQEFLLSKSKEPTPGGLNHSLPQHPKCWGAHHASLDQSSPPQSGPPGTPPSYKLPLLGPYDSRDDFPLRKTASEPNLKVRSRLKQKVAERRSSPLLRRKDGTVISTFKKRAVEITGTGPGVSSVCNSAPGSGPSSPNSSHSTIAENGFTGSVPNIPTEMLPQHRALPLDSSPNQFSLYTSPSLPNISLGLQATVTVTNSHLTASPKLSTQQEAERQALQSLRQGSTLTGKFMSTSSIPGCLLGVALEGDTSPHGHASLLQHVLLLEQARQQSTLIAVPLHGQSPLVTGERVATSMRTVGKLPRHRPLSRTQSSPLPQSPQALQQLVMQQQHQQFLEKQKQQQMQLGKILTKTGELSRQPTTHPEETEEELTEQQEALLGEGALTMPREGSTESESTQEDLEEEEDEEEDEEDCIQVKDEDGESGPDEGADLEESSAGYKKLFADAQQLQPLQVYQAPLSLATVPHQALGRTQSSPAAPGSMKSPTDHPTVVKHLFTTGVVYDTFMLKHQCMCGNTHVHPEHAGRIQSIWSRLQETGLLSKCERIRGRKATLDEIQTVHSEYHTLLYGTSPLNRQKLDSKKLLGPISQKMYAMLPCGGIGVDSDTVWNEMHSSSAVRMAVGCLVELAFKVAAGELKNGFAIIRPPGHHAEESTAMGFCFFNSVAITAKLLQQKLSVGKVLIVDWDIHHGNGTQQAFYDDPSVLYISLHRYDNGNFFPGSGAPEEVGGGPGVGYNVNVAWTGGVDPPIGDVEYLTAFRTVVMPIAHEFSPDVVLVSAGFDAVEGHLSPLGGYSVTARCFGHLTRQLMTLAGGRVVLALEGGHDLTAICDASEACVSALLSVELQPLDEAVLQQKPSINAVATLEKVIEIQSKHWSCVQRFATGLGCSLREAQTGEKEEAETVSAMALLSMGAEQAQAAATQEHSPRPAEEPMEQEPAL, encoded by the exons TGGAGGTGAAGCCGGTGCTGCCAGCAGCCATGCCCAGCTccatgggaggtggaggtggaggtagcCCCAGCCCTGTGGAGCTTCGGGGGGCTCTGGCAGGCCCCATGGACCCCGCGCTTCGGGAGCAGCAACTGCAGCAAGAGCTCCTGGTGctcaagcagcagcagcagctgcaaaAGCAGCTCCTGTTTGCCGAGTTTCAGAAGCAGCACGACCACCTGACGCGGCAGCATGAAGTCCAGCTGCAGAAGCACCTCAAG cagcagcaggagatgCTGGCGGCTAAGAGGCAGCAGGAGCTGGAGCAGCAGCGGCAGCGCGAGCAGCAGCGGCAAGAGGAGCTAGAGAAACAGCggctggagcagcagctgcttATTCTACGAAACAAGGAGAAGAGCAAAGAGA GTGCCATCGCCAGCACCGAGGTAAAGCTGAGGCTCCAGGAATTCCTGTTGTCCAAGTCAAAGGAGCCCACACCAGGCGGCCTCAACCATTCCCTCCCACAGCACCCCAAATGCTG gggaGCCCATCATGCTTCTTTGGACCAGAGTTCCCCTCCCCAGAGCGGCCCTCCTGGGACGCCTCCCTCCTACAAATTGCCTTTGCTTGGGCCCTATGACAGCCGTGATGACTTTCCCCTCCGTAAAACGG cctcggAACCCAACTTAAAAGTACGTTCAAGGCTAAAACAGAAGGTAGCTGAGAGAAGAAGCAGTCCCCTCCTGCGTCGAAAGGATGGCACTGTTATTAGTACTTTTAAGAAGAGAGCAGTCGAGATCACAGGCACAGGGCCTGGGG TGTCGTCCGTGTGTAACAGTGCGCCTGGCTCTGGCCCCAGCTCTCCCAACAGTTCCCACAGCACCATCGCTGAGAACGGCTTTACTGGCTCAGTCCCCAACATCCCCACTGAG ATGCTCCCCCAGCACCGGGCCCTCCCTCTGGACAGTTCCCCAAACCAGTTCAGCCTCTACACGTCTCCTTCTCTGCCTAACATCTCCCTAGGGCTGCAGGCCACTGTCACTGTTACCAACTCGCACCTCACC GCCTCCCCGAAGCTGTCGACACAGCAGGAGGCTGAGAGGCAGGCCCTTCAGTCCCTGCGGCAGGGCAGCACACTGACCGGCAAGTTCATGAGCACATCCTCCATCCCTGGCTGCCTGCTGGGAGTGGCCCTGGAGGGCGACACGAGCCCCCATGGGCACGCTTCCCTGCTGCAGCACGTTTTGCTGCTGGAGCAGGCCCGGCAACAGAGCACGCTCATAGCGG TGCCACTCCATGGGCAGTCCCCACTGGTGACGGGTGAACGTGTGGCCACCAGCATGAGGACAGTGGGCAAGCTCCCAAGGCACCGACCTCTGAGCCGTACTCAGTCCTCGCCCCTGCCGCAGAGTCCCCAGGCCCTGCAGCAGCTGGTTatgcagcagcagcaccagcagttcctagagaaacagaagcagcagcagatgcAGCTGGGCAAG ATCCTTACCAAAACTGGGGAGCTGTCAAGGCAGCCCACCACCCACCctgaagagacagaggaggagctGACGGAACAGCAGGAGGCCTTGCTGGGGGAGGGGGCCCTGACCATGCCCCGGGAAGGTTCTACAGAGAGCGAGAGCACCCAGGAAGatctagaagaggaagaggatgaggaggaggacgaggaggactgCATTCAGGTCAAGGATGAGGATGGCGAGAGTGGTCCTGATGAGGGCGCAGACTTGGAGGAGTCCAGTGCTGGTTACAAAAAG TTGTTCGCAGATGCCCAGCAGTTACAGCCCCTCCAGGTATACCAGGCACCCCTCAGCCTGGCCACTGTGCCTCATCAGGCCCTGGGCCGCACCCAGTCctcacctgctgctcctgggagcatgaagagcCCCACAGACCACCCCACTGTGGTGAAGCACCTCTTCACCACAG GTGTGGTCTATGACACGTTCATGCTGAAGCATCAGTGTATGTGCggaaacacacatgtgcacccagaGCACGCCGGCCGCATCCAGAGCATCTGGTCCCGGCTGCAGGAAACTGGTCTGCTCAGCAAGTGTGAG CGGATCCGGGGTCGTAAAGCCACACTGGATGAAATCCAGACCGTGCACTCTGAGTACCACACCCTGCTCTATGGGACCAGTCCCCTTAACCGGCAGAAGCTGGACAGTAAGAAGCTGCTTG GCCCCATCAGCCAGAAGATGTACGCCATGCTGCCTTGTGGGGGCATTGGG GTGGACAGTGACACTGTGTGGAATGAGATGCACTCCTCTAGTGCCGTGCGAATGGCAGTGGGCTGCCTGGTGGAGCTGGCCTTCAAGGTGGCTGCAGGAGAGCTCAAG AATGGATTTGCCATCATCCGACCCCCAGGACATCATGCTGAGGAGTCCACAGCCAT GGGATTCTGCTTCTTCAACTCCGTAGCCATCACAGCTAAACTCCTGCAGCAGAAGCTGAGCGTGGGCAAGGTCCTCATCGTGGACTGG GACATTCACCACGGCAATGGCACCCAGCAAGCATTTTACGATGACCCCTCCGTGCTCTACATCTCTTTGCATCGCTACGACAATGGGAACTTCTTTCCAGGCTCCGGGGCTCCTGAAGAG GTTGGTGGAGGGCCAGGTGTGGGGTACAACGTAAATGTGGCGTGGACAGGAGGTGTGGATCCCCCCATTGGAGATGTGGAATACCTGACAGCCTTCAG GACAGTAGTGATGCCCATTGCCCACGAGTTCTCACCCGACGTCGTTCTAGTCTCCGCTGGGTTTGAtgctgttgaaggacatctgtctCCACTGGGTGGCTATTCTGTCACCGCCAGAT GTTTTGGCCACTTGACCAGGCAGCTCATGACACTGGCAGGGGGCCGGGTGGTGCTGGCCCTGGAGGGAGGTCATGACTTGACCGCCATCTGTGATGCTTCTGAGGCCTGTGTCTCGGCTCTGCTCAGCGTGGAG CTGCAGCCCTTGGATGAAGCAGTCTTGCAGCAAAAGCCCAGCATCAATGCAGTTGCCACACTAGAGAAAGTCATCGAGATCCAGA GCAAACACTGGAGCTGTGTACAGAGGTTTGCCACTGGTCTGGGCTGCTCGCTGCGGGAGGCTCAGACGGGTGAGAAAGAGGAGGCCGAGACTGTGAGCGCCATGGCCCTGCTTTCCATGGGGGCTGAGCAGGCCCAGGCTGCTGCCACTCAAGAGCACAGCCCCCG GCCAGCCGAGGAGCCCATGGAGCAGGAGCCTGCCCTGTGA
- the Hdac5 gene encoding histone deacetylase 5 isoform X4: MPSSMGGGGGGSPSPVELRGALAGPMDPALREQQLQQELLVLKQQQQLQKQLLFAEFQKQHDHLTRQHEVQLQKHLKQQQEMLAAKRQQELEQQRQREQQRQEELEKQRLEQQLLILRNKEKSKESAIASTEVKLRLQEFLLSKSKEPTPGGLNHSLPQHPKCWGAHHASLDQSSPPQSGPPGTPPSYKLPLLGPYDSRDDFPLRKTASEPNLKVRSRLKQKVAERRSSPLLRRKDGTVISTFKKRAVEITGTGPGVSSVCNSAPGSGPSSPNSSHSTIAENGFTGSVPNIPTEMLPQHRALPLDSSPNQFSLYTSPSLPNISLGLQATVTVTNSHLTASPKLSTQQEAERQALQSLRQGSTLTGKFMSTSSIPGCLLGVALEGDTSPHGHASLLQHVLLLEQARQQSTLIAVPLHGQSPLVTGERVATSMRTVGKLPRHRPLSRTQSSPLPQSPQALQQLVMQQQHQQFLEKQKQQQMQLGKILTKTGELSRQPTTHPEETEEELTEQQEALLGEGALTMPREGSTESESTQEDLEEEEDEEEDEEDCIQVKDEDGESGPDEGADLEESSAGYKKLFADAQQLQPLQVYQAPLSLATVPHQALGRTQSSPAAPGSMKSPTDHPTVVKHLFTTGVVYDTFMLKHQCMCGNTHVHPEHAGRIQSIWSRLQETGLLSKCERIRGRKATLDEIQTVHSEYHTLLYGTSPLNRQKLDSKKLLGPISQKMYAMLPCGGIGVDSDTVWNEMHSSSAVRMAVGCLVELAFKVAAGELKNGFAIIRPPGHHAEESTAMGFCFFNSVAITAKLLQQKLSVGKVLIVDWDIHHGNGTQQAFYDDPSVLYISLHRYDNGNFFPGSGAPEEVGGGPGVGYNVNVAWTGGVDPPIGDVEYLTAFRTVVMPIAHEFSPDVVLVSAGFDAVEGHLSPLGGYSVTARCFGHLTRQLMTLAGGRVVLALEGGHDLTAICDASEACVSALLSVELQPLDEAVLQQKPSINAVATLEKVIEIQSKHWSCVQRFATGLGCSLREAQTGEKEEAETVSAMALLSMGAEQAQAAATQEHSPRPAEEPMEQEPAL, from the exons ATGCCCAGCTccatgggaggtggaggtggaggtagcCCCAGCCCTGTGGAGCTTCGGGGGGCTCTGGCAGGCCCCATGGACCCCGCGCTTCGGGAGCAGCAACTGCAGCAAGAGCTCCTGGTGctcaagcagcagcagcagctgcaaaAGCAGCTCCTGTTTGCCGAGTTTCAGAAGCAGCACGACCACCTGACGCGGCAGCATGAAGTCCAGCTGCAGAAGCACCTCAAG cagcagcaggagatgCTGGCGGCTAAGAGGCAGCAGGAGCTGGAGCAGCAGCGGCAGCGCGAGCAGCAGCGGCAAGAGGAGCTAGAGAAACAGCggctggagcagcagctgcttATTCTACGAAACAAGGAGAAGAGCAAAGAGA GTGCCATCGCCAGCACCGAGGTAAAGCTGAGGCTCCAGGAATTCCTGTTGTCCAAGTCAAAGGAGCCCACACCAGGCGGCCTCAACCATTCCCTCCCACAGCACCCCAAATGCTG gggaGCCCATCATGCTTCTTTGGACCAGAGTTCCCCTCCCCAGAGCGGCCCTCCTGGGACGCCTCCCTCCTACAAATTGCCTTTGCTTGGGCCCTATGACAGCCGTGATGACTTTCCCCTCCGTAAAACGG cctcggAACCCAACTTAAAAGTACGTTCAAGGCTAAAACAGAAGGTAGCTGAGAGAAGAAGCAGTCCCCTCCTGCGTCGAAAGGATGGCACTGTTATTAGTACTTTTAAGAAGAGAGCAGTCGAGATCACAGGCACAGGGCCTGGGG TGTCGTCCGTGTGTAACAGTGCGCCTGGCTCTGGCCCCAGCTCTCCCAACAGTTCCCACAGCACCATCGCTGAGAACGGCTTTACTGGCTCAGTCCCCAACATCCCCACTGAG ATGCTCCCCCAGCACCGGGCCCTCCCTCTGGACAGTTCCCCAAACCAGTTCAGCCTCTACACGTCTCCTTCTCTGCCTAACATCTCCCTAGGGCTGCAGGCCACTGTCACTGTTACCAACTCGCACCTCACC GCCTCCCCGAAGCTGTCGACACAGCAGGAGGCTGAGAGGCAGGCCCTTCAGTCCCTGCGGCAGGGCAGCACACTGACCGGCAAGTTCATGAGCACATCCTCCATCCCTGGCTGCCTGCTGGGAGTGGCCCTGGAGGGCGACACGAGCCCCCATGGGCACGCTTCCCTGCTGCAGCACGTTTTGCTGCTGGAGCAGGCCCGGCAACAGAGCACGCTCATAGCGG TGCCACTCCATGGGCAGTCCCCACTGGTGACGGGTGAACGTGTGGCCACCAGCATGAGGACAGTGGGCAAGCTCCCAAGGCACCGACCTCTGAGCCGTACTCAGTCCTCGCCCCTGCCGCAGAGTCCCCAGGCCCTGCAGCAGCTGGTTatgcagcagcagcaccagcagttcctagagaaacagaagcagcagcagatgcAGCTGGGCAAG ATCCTTACCAAAACTGGGGAGCTGTCAAGGCAGCCCACCACCCACCctgaagagacagaggaggagctGACGGAACAGCAGGAGGCCTTGCTGGGGGAGGGGGCCCTGACCATGCCCCGGGAAGGTTCTACAGAGAGCGAGAGCACCCAGGAAGatctagaagaggaagaggatgaggaggaggacgaggaggactgCATTCAGGTCAAGGATGAGGATGGCGAGAGTGGTCCTGATGAGGGCGCAGACTTGGAGGAGTCCAGTGCTGGTTACAAAAAG TTGTTCGCAGATGCCCAGCAGTTACAGCCCCTCCAGGTATACCAGGCACCCCTCAGCCTGGCCACTGTGCCTCATCAGGCCCTGGGCCGCACCCAGTCctcacctgctgctcctgggagcatgaagagcCCCACAGACCACCCCACTGTGGTGAAGCACCTCTTCACCACAG GTGTGGTCTATGACACGTTCATGCTGAAGCATCAGTGTATGTGCggaaacacacatgtgcacccagaGCACGCCGGCCGCATCCAGAGCATCTGGTCCCGGCTGCAGGAAACTGGTCTGCTCAGCAAGTGTGAG CGGATCCGGGGTCGTAAAGCCACACTGGATGAAATCCAGACCGTGCACTCTGAGTACCACACCCTGCTCTATGGGACCAGTCCCCTTAACCGGCAGAAGCTGGACAGTAAGAAGCTGCTTG GCCCCATCAGCCAGAAGATGTACGCCATGCTGCCTTGTGGGGGCATTGGG GTGGACAGTGACACTGTGTGGAATGAGATGCACTCCTCTAGTGCCGTGCGAATGGCAGTGGGCTGCCTGGTGGAGCTGGCCTTCAAGGTGGCTGCAGGAGAGCTCAAG AATGGATTTGCCATCATCCGACCCCCAGGACATCATGCTGAGGAGTCCACAGCCAT GGGATTCTGCTTCTTCAACTCCGTAGCCATCACAGCTAAACTCCTGCAGCAGAAGCTGAGCGTGGGCAAGGTCCTCATCGTGGACTGG GACATTCACCACGGCAATGGCACCCAGCAAGCATTTTACGATGACCCCTCCGTGCTCTACATCTCTTTGCATCGCTACGACAATGGGAACTTCTTTCCAGGCTCCGGGGCTCCTGAAGAG GTTGGTGGAGGGCCAGGTGTGGGGTACAACGTAAATGTGGCGTGGACAGGAGGTGTGGATCCCCCCATTGGAGATGTGGAATACCTGACAGCCTTCAG GACAGTAGTGATGCCCATTGCCCACGAGTTCTCACCCGACGTCGTTCTAGTCTCCGCTGGGTTTGAtgctgttgaaggacatctgtctCCACTGGGTGGCTATTCTGTCACCGCCAGAT GTTTTGGCCACTTGACCAGGCAGCTCATGACACTGGCAGGGGGCCGGGTGGTGCTGGCCCTGGAGGGAGGTCATGACTTGACCGCCATCTGTGATGCTTCTGAGGCCTGTGTCTCGGCTCTGCTCAGCGTGGAG CTGCAGCCCTTGGATGAAGCAGTCTTGCAGCAAAAGCCCAGCATCAATGCAGTTGCCACACTAGAGAAAGTCATCGAGATCCAGA GCAAACACTGGAGCTGTGTACAGAGGTTTGCCACTGGTCTGGGCTGCTCGCTGCGGGAGGCTCAGACGGGTGAGAAAGAGGAGGCCGAGACTGTGAGCGCCATGGCCCTGCTTTCCATGGGGGCTGAGCAGGCCCAGGCTGCTGCCACTCAAGAGCACAGCCCCCG GCCAGCCGAGGAGCCCATGGAGCAGGAGCCTGCCCTGTGA